Below is a genomic region from Echinicola rosea.
TCCCCTCACTCCGTGGCAGGCGGTACAATTCTGTACGTATAAAGTTTCCCCGTTTTTGAGGTTAGGCCATGTAAGAGGTGCCGTCTTAAACCCTGCCGCTTCTATAATGTCTTGCCTGGATTTCCCAGCTACTGTGGTTATATTCTCATGAGGAGCCTTTCGGTCTATAAGACCTTTCATTTTTTTTAATTCAGCTAAAATATTGGCCTTCTCATTCTCATTCAACTCACTGTTTTTGATAAGCTCAATTACTTTATAGCTGAATTCTAGCATTTCTGCATATTCTCCATCATTTATCACTTTTCCATTTTGTACTGCTGCGGTATAATCCCTTGAAATGTAGTCCAGCAAGTGAATGGTGGTTTGAATGTCTTTTTTTATCTCATTTCCAAAAACATTGAAAGAACAAAAACAAGTCAATATGACGGCTATTATAAATATATTTAATATGTTACTTCTCATTTATTAATTTATGTTATTCAGATGTGTTGCAGATATACTTGTTATCTATAGAATCGGTTTAAAAATTCATTTTCTGTATTCTTATGGCATTTAAAATTGCCAGAAAGGCCACACCTACATCTGCGAATACGGCTTCCCACATGGAGGCCATACCAAATGCCCCCAGGATCATTACTATTAATTTCACCCCAAAGGCCAATGCAATATTCTGCCAGACTACCTTCCGTGTAGAACTACCTATTTTTATGGCCTTTGCAATTTTTGATGGTTGATCCGTCTGGATAATCACATCTGCGGTTTCAATAGCAACATCGCTTCCCAACCCTCCCATCGCTATACCTACATCACTTACTGCCAAAACGGGTGCATCGTTAATCCCGTCACCCACAAATGCAATATTGGCTGAAGCGTTTTTCTTCATCTCCTCTACTTCATGCAGCTTGTCTTCCGGTAGCAAGCCGCCTTTGGCTTGTTCCAATCCTAGTTCAAGCCCCACTTTTTCGGTAATGGAGGGCTTGTCGCCCGATAACATAATGATTTTCTTAATGCCGGCATTATGCATTTCCCTAATGGCTTCTACTGCATCTTCCTTCAGTTGGTCAGCAATAGTGACATAGCCAGAAAATTCATTGTCGATGGCAATCATCACGATGGATTCAACGATATCATCAGTATCAGGTGGGACAGCAACACCATGAGCTGTCATTAACGCTTTATTACCGACTAAAACTATTTTATTATTGACTTTACCTTTTAATCCTTTTCCAGCTATTTCGCTAACGTCAGAGGCTATATGATTCTGTCCTTTTAAATCATACTCCAAAATAGCACGGGCAATCGGATGGGTGGATTGCCCCTCCAACGCCAGCAGATACGCCATCATTTCATTTTCGGAAATTGCCACGGGTTTGATTTCTTTGATCTTAAACACCCCTTTAGTAACCGTACCCGTTTTATCCATGACCACCGTATTTACCTTGGTCATTGCATCAAGAAATGAGGCCCCTTTGAACAGGATACCGTTTCTTGATGCCGCACCCAGGCCCCCGAAGTAGCCCAGTGGAATGGAGATTACTAAGGCACAAGGACAAGAAATGACCAGAAATATGAGCGCACGGTATAACCAATCTTTGAATATGTAGCTCTCTACAAAAAAGTAGGGCAGTACAGTAAGACAAACGGCAAGAAATACCACAATGGGCGTATAGATGCGAGCAAACTTTCTGATAAAAAGCTCAGTTTTGGATTTTCTTGCGGTGGCATTTTGGACCATATCTAAAATCCTGGAAATGGAACTGTCGTTAAATTTTTTGGTCGTTTCCAGTTCTATCACGCCTTCCAAATTAATGCTTCCCGCAAAAACCTTATCCCCTTTGTGAATGGTATCAGGTTTGCTTTCCCCGGTAATGGCTGCCGTGTTAACGCTGGCCTTTTCAGATAAAAGCGTACTATCCAGTGGAATTTTTTCTCCTGTTCGCACCTGAACCTTTTCCCCGACCTGTACGGTTTCCGGATTAACCTCTACAAAATTGTTATCACGATATACGAACGCTATATTAGGTCGTACATCAAGCAGGGCCTTTATATTGCCTTTGGCACGCCTGACTGCAGCATTTTGAAAGAGTTCACCGACAGCATAAAACAACATGACCGCTACACCTTCCGGGTATTCACCAATGGCAAATGCTCCTAGTGTTGCAATGGACATCAGTAAGAATTCGGTAAAAAAATCACCTTTGATTATGCTTTCCCAACCTTCCTTGATCACAGGTAGCCCAACCGGAATGTAAGCCCCACTGTACCAAGCAACACGTATCCAACCTTGGAAGAATGGGAACACATTAAAGTAATCGAATGAGATACCGGATATGAGCAATGTAAAACTTAAAATTGCCGGAGCATAAGTTTTAAACTTTTTTTCACTTGTTGAAATTTCAGGTGACAGTTTCTTTTTTATATCTCGCAATTGTACTTTTTTCTTTTTTAACACGACAAAACTTTTTTTCCGCTACATTTCTTGCAAATTCCGGTAACTACGAAATCAGAATTCTCTGCTATATAGCCCTCAGGTAAATTTATTTTCGGAATTTTATGATTGGTTAAACAGACAGTTTCATCACATACTGAACAATGAAAATGCAGATGCAGGTCTCTTTCTATTTCACATTTACAACCATCTTCACATAAAGCATACTTGGGCACACCGGTACCATCATCAATACTATGTACCATGCGATTTTCTTCAAAAACTTTTAATGTTCTATAAAGTGTAGTTCTATCTGACTTTTCAAAAGCTCTATATAATTCGGTAAGGCCAACCGCAGCCTCCCGATCCAGCAGATACTCCAGCACCAGCAGCCGCATGGCTGTTGGTTTTATCTTGTGCATTACAAGATTTGCTTCTAATTCTTTTATTGCGCTCATAATGTATTTTTTCTAAGTATCACTTGTGTAAACTGCACTTTTAAGACCTCACTAACCCCCGGGATGAAGGACGCCAAACCAACCTCTTTTGTAGAAAAATCTCCCGTAGCACTTAGCAAACATGCAATGGATTCTCCACCATTAAAATGCTTGAGTGTGGCATTCATTACTACCTGAGATTCCCGTTCATCTGTTATAATTTTAATAGGCCAGTTAAACGATATAGGCGAATGAGGCTGGCTAATAAAATCATCCACCGGAATCCTCCCGGAAAAAGTGATTATTGATTCATCGTTTGCAAGCTGGCTTTTCTGTTCACTTAAAAAACCGTTACCAACATCCAGGCTTTTCAGGTTAAGCTTACCTGAAATTTCTTTTGTGTCATAGTCCAGTTGAATCAATAGTTGATGACTTTCAGCAATCACCTGCTCATCATATATTTCAGCTACCATTACTATATGCCCTTCAGTAGTCCTGTAAAGCGTTTGACCTTTAA
It encodes:
- a CDS encoding heavy metal translocating P-type ATPase; its protein translation is MLKKKKVQLRDIKKKLSPEISTSEKKFKTYAPAILSFTLLISGISFDYFNVFPFFQGWIRVAWYSGAYIPVGLPVIKEGWESIIKGDFFTEFLLMSIATLGAFAIGEYPEGVAVMLFYAVGELFQNAAVRRAKGNIKALLDVRPNIAFVYRDNNFVEVNPETVQVGEKVQVRTGEKIPLDSTLLSEKASVNTAAITGESKPDTIHKGDKVFAGSINLEGVIELETTKKFNDSSISRILDMVQNATARKSKTELFIRKFARIYTPIVVFLAVCLTVLPYFFVESYIFKDWLYRALIFLVISCPCALVISIPLGYFGGLGAASRNGILFKGASFLDAMTKVNTVVMDKTGTVTKGVFKIKEIKPVAISENEMMAYLLALEGQSTHPIARAILEYDLKGQNHIASDVSEIAGKGLKGKVNNKIVLVGNKALMTAHGVAVPPDTDDIVESIVMIAIDNEFSGYVTIADQLKEDAVEAIREMHNAGIKKIIMLSGDKPSITEKVGLELGLEQAKGGLLPEDKLHEVEEMKKNASANIAFVGDGINDAPVLAVSDVGIAMGGLGSDVAIETADVIIQTDQPSKIAKAIKIGSSTRKVVWQNIALAFGVKLIVMILGAFGMASMWEAVFADVGVAFLAILNAIRIQKMNF
- a CDS encoding Fur family transcriptional regulator, with the protein product MSAIKELEANLVMHKIKPTAMRLLVLEYLLDREAAVGLTELYRAFEKSDRTTLYRTLKVFEENRMVHSIDDGTGVPKYALCEDGCKCEIERDLHLHFHCSVCDETVCLTNHKIPKINLPEGYIAENSDFVVTGICKKCSGKKVLSC